GAGGGTATGTATGTAGTTTACATCAATCAACGGACAATGGCTTTGCAGCTCAATTCAAAACGTTAACAGTATAAGTTAAAGCCAAACCATACAGACAAGACTTGCACTAGCAGTTAACATATAAAGCCAACAGATCGTGCGTGGCAACTCGACGAAGGTGCTCTCACTGGCTGAGCCGTGCCTCTCTTTTAAGCACCTGTGCAACATGGATGGAAAGTAGGTTAAACAGGTGATAAGATTTaagctttttttcttctcaaaagCTTCTCGAGGTAAAAGATACATCATATAGAGGGATGCTAACCTCATCAGCAAACTTGATCAAAATGGTAGTCCGAGGACGTTGTTGTCCTTCAATGGGTACGAAATGAGCCGTTACCACAGCAGGAAACCCTGCGTTATCCAGAACTCCCTGCATAGAGGACATGGTCTAAGCCGTATGTTCTAAGCCGTATTCATGAATATGCAAATACAGCACTCACCTTCACTATGCCGGCCACAAACGCTCCGCAGTTGAATGTTCCCATGTCTTTTGGAATCGAAATGAACCTACACTTTCACATTTTTCATCACTTCCCTTTATCTTAGAGTGTTTAATGGAAAGAGCTGGAGGAATGTAAACCTGTTGACGAGAAGCTCTTTTTCACTGATCATGTACTCATCTTCATGTTCTGTTCCTTTTTCAAGTGAATCAGCAACCTATGGCATGTCCATAGAAAGAATCAATCCTATAACAACTAGTCAATTTGAAAAATCATCACTCACTAACCTTTCCAAACAACACCTTCCACACGGTGCTGTGGACGAAAGACAGGATCCCTAGTAACCTTGTCTCTCTTCTGTTTCCCTGAAATAttggaaaaaaaaggaaacgtTGACTTTTTCAGTCGTTCAGGCAACAAGTCTCAGACATCATTTTGCAAAAAACAAAACGTACCTTCTCTCGGTTGCAAAGAAGCTCCAAAACTCGAGATCCAACAGCATAACCAGCATCCTCTAGTCTGAGAGAGACAGCCATCATTACCAAGTACAAAACACATCGTTGGAATGTGAATGATTCagactataaaaaaaaaagaaagtaaagatCATATATCTCTTGTTGCTCACCTTCTTTCAAGCTCAGCAATGTTGTCAACCTGGGTTTGATTGTACTGAACCAGCTCCGAGAATAAGAAAGCAAACGCGCTCAAGCTCACCTACAACACACGTAGAGTTTCAAAAAGCCATTGAGAATTAAACGATCACCACAAAGAGATCAGATCTTAAAAGGAGTAGATTTTTTTCCGAGAAAATGTCCGAGATCGAAGCAGGAAAGTGGATCTAGAGGGGAGAgcgacagagagagagagagagagagatataccTCTTGTTTGCCTTTGCTGAGTGGCTTGTCAAGGACATTAGAGTACTGCTTCATTTTCCCCACTCCGATCATCTTCTTCAGAACCCTAAACGCACACTACCTTTCTCTCTCTGAGGAAATTTACGCTTTTCCGGGAAAAGAATCTGTTTTATTACAGCCGGTTTTGtctttgatttggtttggtttgatttggtcAATATAAATTGCGGTGCGTTTGTGGTTTAGTTTGATTTGGTCAATATAAATTGCACTCTCTCACCTTTATCGGTttaatttggtttgatttggtttaatttggtTTGGTCAATATAAATAAAAGCTTCACcgtctctctcaatctctctcgTGCTTCGGCCGTTCTTCGCTCCCTCACTCCATTCATGGACGAAGACGATGAGTTCGGAGATCTCTACTCCGACGTTCTCCCCCCCTTCCAACCTCCTCTCCGTTCAATCGACCTCAACCTCCGATCGCACGAACAAGATGCCGCCGCCTCGGTGGCGGAACCTAATCCAACCTCCGTCTCTAGGGTTTCCGACGCAACCGCCTCCAAACCATCCACCACTCCCTCCCACGGCGCAATCGGCGACGACGACAAGGACATGATGGACTTCGACATCGAAGAGCCCGACGATTCCACGCCTGCGATTCCAGGTTTGGCTTCAGATCAAGGTACGGCGTTGATCGAGCAGGTCGGCGATGGTGGAGCCTACGGAGATGATTGGGATAGCAGCGACAGTGAAGACGATCTGCAGATAGTGTTGaacgacaacaacaacaacgccGTCATGATGATGGGAGCTGAGAGAAGAGCAAGGATGggagacgatgatgatgatgaagatgaagatgaagagccGCTTGTTATAGTGACAGACGCGGATCAGAATCAACCTATGGAGGAGCAGCAGCTCTGGGGAGGAGAAGAAGCTGTGGAAGGAGATGGCAAAGAGGGAGGAGAAGCTGTGAAGGGGAGTGCTACTGGACAGGCTAAAGCTGGGTATAATAGCAGTCATGGGTATCATCATCCGTTTCATTCTCAGTTTAAGGTCAGTGTCAATGGCAACAATGTTGTTGTCATggcctttttaaaaaatttcattgattttaaatatatatatatatccattgTACTTGTACATAAAAGTTCCTGAATGAAAATGCAGAGTATATTGATCAGAGAACATTGGAGTCtacttctgttttttttttctaataatcaTATGAATGTGAAAGGAAGACTAGAACGTAATAGCTCTCCTCCTTGTATATCGCAAACCTATGCCACCACCAATAATCTAACTTTAATGAAGAAGAACAGTCTCTTGGGACACTAACTTGCTTTATGAAGCTAACATCCCGTCAAagatttcatattttcttttggaTTGGTCATTACCAAAAAATTGCGAGTGGTTCACGCTGGGAGAATATAAGAGGCTTTTGGTAATTGATCTACTTgacataataattatatttctattgcAGTA
Above is a genomic segment from Raphanus sativus cultivar WK10039 unplaced genomic scaffold, ASM80110v3 Scaffold0060, whole genome shotgun sequence containing:
- the LOC108845857 gene encoding uncharacterized protein LOC108845857, giving the protein MIGVGKMKQYSNVLDKPLSKGKQEVSLSAFAFLFSELVQYNQTQVDNIAELERRLEDAGYAVGSRVLELLCNREKGNRRETRLLGILSFVHSTVWKVLFGKVADSLEKGTEHEDEYMISEKELLVNRFISIPKDMGTFNCGAFVAGIVKGVLDNAGFPAVVTAHFVPIEGQQRPRTTILIKFADEVLKREARLSQ